The Pseudomonadota bacterium genome has a segment encoding these proteins:
- the recA gene encoding recombinase RecA — MKEEENKTRAIDMAVSHIEKLFGKGSIMKLGEKPIEAVPVIPTGSIALDVALGVGGLPRGRVIEIFGPEASGKTTLALQVVGEIQKIGGAAAFIDAEHALDVAYAKKIGVKTDELLISQPDTGEQALEITEILVRSGGIDIVVIDSVAALVPKAEIEGDMGDAHMGLQARLMSQALRKLTATISKSMTTVIFINQIRQKIGIMFGNPETTTGGNALKFYSSVRLDIRRIASIKDGQEVVGSRTRVKVVKNKVAPPFKEAEFDIIFGQGISREGDLVDLGVEAGIVEKSGTWYSYGDLRIGQGRENAKDYLKKHEEAANEIYGRILAYYELKKGEA, encoded by the coding sequence GTGAAAGAAGAAGAAAACAAGACAAGGGCAATAGATATGGCAGTATCTCATATCGAGAAGCTTTTCGGTAAGGGCTCCATTATGAAGCTGGGAGAAAAACCCATTGAAGCAGTGCCTGTCATACCCACAGGTTCTATTGCATTGGATGTCGCACTTGGAGTGGGCGGCCTGCCAAGGGGCAGAGTCATCGAAATATTCGGCCCGGAGGCATCCGGCAAAACAACACTCGCCTTACAGGTTGTGGGGGAAATACAGAAAATTGGGGGAGCAGCGGCATTTATTGACGCAGAACATGCACTGGATGTTGCTTATGCAAAAAAGATAGGTGTAAAAACTGACGAACTCCTTATTTCTCAACCGGATACCGGCGAACAAGCTCTTGAAATTACGGAGATTCTTGTAAGGAGCGGGGGCATCGATATTGTTGTAATTGACTCTGTTGCCGCCCTTGTGCCAAAGGCAGAGATCGAGGGGGATATGGGCGACGCCCATATGGGTTTGCAGGCACGGCTTATGTCCCAGGCATTGCGGAAACTCACCGCAACTATAAGTAAATCAATGACTACCGTCATATTTATAAATCAGATCAGGCAGAAAATAGGGATAATGTTCGGAAACCCTGAGACCACAACAGGTGGAAACGCATTGAAATTTTATTCTTCTGTAAGGCTTGATATAAGGAGAATAGCCTCCATTAAAGACGGTCAGGAGGTTGTCGGGAGCAGGACAAGGGTAAAAGTTGTAAAGAATAAAGTTGCCCCGCCTTTTAAAGAAGCTGAGTTCGATATTATATTCGGGCAGGGCATATCAAGAGAAGGAGATCTGGTCGACCTTGGTGTTGAGGCAGGTATTGTTGAAAAGAGCGGAACATGGTATTCATACGGAGACTTACGGATTGGACAGGGCAGAGAAAATGCCAAGGATTACTTGAAAAAGCACGAAGAGGCAGCTAACGAGATTTATGGAAGGATACTTGCCTATTACGAATTAAAGAAGGGTGAAGCGTGA
- the thpR gene encoding RNA 2',3'-cyclic phosphodiesterase: MRAFLAIEISDDVKKYLKTVIKSMAPHIDGVKWVNEAGQHITLKFFGEIEEKKAWQIKESMLYIEEKYSPFDVTIRGIDAFPDRRRARVIVITLENGVDNIINIYNYIEESILTLGIEKEKRPFTPHITLGRKKISAPLPDKVIKDLERISFVAGSVVLFKSTLRPEGALYTPVWELKL; the protein is encoded by the coding sequence ATGAGGGCATTTTTAGCAATTGAGATTTCTGATGATGTTAAAAAGTACCTTAAAACCGTAATAAAATCTATGGCTCCACACATTGACGGGGTAAAATGGGTAAATGAGGCAGGCCAGCATATAACGCTTAAATTCTTTGGCGAAATTGAAGAAAAAAAGGCATGGCAGATAAAAGAGTCAATGTTGTACATAGAGGAGAAATATAGCCCGTTTGATGTAACAATACGAGGCATCGACGCTTTCCCGGACAGGAGGAGAGCACGGGTTATCGTCATCACGTTAGAAAATGGGGTTGACAACATAATAAACATATACAATTATATAGAGGAAAGTATTTTGACTCTCGGTATTGAAAAAGAAAAAAGACCGTTTACTCCGCATATCACATTGGGGAGGAAGAAAATATCTGCACCCTTGCCTGATAAGGTGATTAAAGACTTAGAAAGGATAAGCTTTGTTGCAGGTTCCGTAGTACTTTTCAAGAGTACGCTGAGGCCGGAAGGCGCACTGTATACACCGGTATGGGAATTAAAGCTATGA
- a CDS encoding CinA family protein: protein MKLEEKIGLILKKSNFKVATAESCTGGLVANRITNISGASEYFEAGFITYSNRAKTLFLAVPEEAIMKNGAVSHDVALLMAEGVRRATETDIGLSVTGIAGPTGGTLEKPVGTVYIGISSKTGNFVRHFRFNGDREEIKKQTSDAALMFVLDFLEGRLI from the coding sequence ATGAAGCTGGAAGAGAAAATTGGATTGATATTAAAAAAAAGCAACTTTAAGGTTGCCACAGCCGAATCGTGCACCGGCGGGCTTGTTGCGAACAGGATTACCAATATAAGCGGTGCATCAGAATACTTTGAAGCTGGTTTTATAACATACAGCAACCGTGCAAAAACACTTTTTCTTGCTGTTCCGGAAGAAGCTATTATGAAAAACGGCGCTGTGAGCCATGACGTTGCTTTGCTGATGGCAGAAGGTGTAAGACGGGCAACAGAAACGGACATAGGACTTTCCGTAACAGGCATTGCAGGCCCCACAGGTGGCACGCTTGAAAAACCTGTTGGAACTGTTTATATTGGCATCTCCTCTAAAACCGGGAACTTTGTGCGTCACTTTCGATTCAACGGAGACAGAGAGGAGATAAAAAAACAGACTTCCGATGCTGCATTGATGTTTGTGCTTGATTTTCTTGAGGGTAGGCTAATATGA
- a CDS encoding phosphatidylglycerophosphatase A, producing MEIINNKVPLSKLANNFLLFIVTCGFIGYLPGAPGTYASILGCFILYFFTFSSVFGNIIFVCCLTVCSIVCINLLKYDDDDPSYISIDELVGMFVTMAGHKINLLNIISGFILFRFFDIIKPFPIRHVERFKKGYGIVADDVLAGIFANLLMYLGYMIFKS from the coding sequence TTGGAAATCATTAATAATAAGGTGCCGTTATCTAAATTGGCAAACAATTTTTTGCTTTTCATCGTTACTTGCGGGTTCATTGGTTATCTGCCTGGTGCACCTGGGACATATGCATCAATTCTCGGATGTTTTATTTTATATTTCTTTACTTTCAGTTCTGTTTTCGGAAACATAATCTTTGTTTGCTGCCTGACCGTGTGCTCAATTGTTTGTATCAATCTTCTGAAATACGACGATGATGATCCTTCCTATATATCAATAGATGAGCTTGTGGGCATGTTTGTTACTATGGCTGGGCATAAGATAAACCTCTTGAACATCATTAGCGGTTTTATTCTCTTCAGGTTTTTTGATATAATAAAACCGTTCCCCATACGGCATGTTGAGCGTTTTAAAAAAGGTTATGGTATTGTTGCCGATGATGTGCTTGCCGGTATTTTTGCAAACCTGCTTATGTATTTAGGATACATGATTTTTAAATCATAA
- a CDS encoding queuosine precursor transporter, which translates to MSEKKTTDTGYSFWFVLVAVMFTACLITSNITAVKLINIFGLVMPAAIIIFPISYIFGDVLTEVYGYQMARRVIWLGFLCNLFSVVAIWLGQIMPAASFWDGQVAYERILGYTPRLLVASFIAYLIGEFANSYVLAKMKCATKGKWLWTRTIGSTLIGQGLDSLVFIVLAFAGVIPVSGLVNAVVTQWLVKSAYEAVLTPATYQIVRFLKCREGIDYYDYDTRFNPFLIIDSNGRRNPL; encoded by the coding sequence ATGTCTGAGAAAAAGACTACGGATACAGGATATTCTTTCTGGTTTGTGCTGGTTGCAGTTATGTTTACGGCTTGCCTTATCACATCTAATATTACTGCTGTAAAACTGATAAACATATTCGGTCTTGTCATGCCTGCAGCTATAATCATTTTCCCGATAAGTTACATTTTCGGCGATGTACTCACCGAGGTATATGGTTACCAGATGGCCCGCCGTGTAATCTGGCTGGGTTTTTTATGCAACCTCTTTTCGGTAGTTGCTATCTGGCTTGGACAGATTATGCCTGCAGCTTCATTCTGGGATGGGCAGGTTGCGTATGAACGTATCCTGGGTTATACGCCGCGATTGCTGGTTGCATCTTTTATTGCTTATCTGATAGGAGAGTTTGCAAACTCCTACGTGCTTGCAAAAATGAAGTGTGCAACAAAAGGTAAATGGCTGTGGACCCGGACTATCGGTTCGACACTTATCGGGCAAGGGCTGGATTCTCTGGTATTTATAGTGCTCGCATTTGCAGGAGTCATTCCTGTATCAGGGCTTGTGAATGCCGTTGTAACCCAATGGCTTGTAAAGTCAGCATATGAAGCTGTATTAACACCTGCGACTTATCAGATAGTACGGTTCCTTAAATGCCGCGAAGGTATTGACTACTATGACTATGATACACGGTTCAACCCGTTCTTAATCATAGATTCAAACGGACGACGCAATCCCCTTTAG
- a CDS encoding response regulator, producing MAESILNGKSILAVDDEPDVLTILEEEIVDACPQCSFDKAITYEDAAEKLESNHYDVVILDIMGVNGFSLLDIAVKKNLKVVMLTARALSPDALKQSHEKGARAYLPKEKLGEIVPFLEDVLKYEFETGWTKLFEKLHGFFTEKFESDWEKKTGLNWREWGKSS from the coding sequence ATGGCTGAGTCAATTTTAAACGGTAAATCAATACTTGCAGTTGATGATGAGCCTGATGTTTTGACGATTCTCGAAGAAGAGATTGTAGATGCCTGCCCGCAATGCAGCTTTGATAAAGCCATCACATATGAAGATGCGGCAGAGAAGCTGGAATCTAATCATTACGACGTTGTTATCCTTGATATTATGGGGGTCAACGGTTTTAGTCTTCTTGATATTGCTGTAAAGAAAAATTTAAAAGTTGTAATGCTTACTGCCCGCGCATTGAGTCCCGATGCCTTGAAACAATCACATGAAAAAGGGGCCCGGGCTTACCTGCCGAAAGAGAAGCTCGGGGAAATAGTGCCTTTCCTTGAAGACGTGCTGAAATATGAATTCGAAACCGGATGGACAAAACTCTTTGAAAAATTACATGGTTTTTTTACAGAAAAATTTGAATCAGATTGGGAAAAAAAGACAGGACTGAACTGGCGTGAATGGGGAAAGTCCTCTTGA
- a CDS encoding response regulator, translating to MTESILNGKSILAVDDEPDVLTVLEEEIMDACPQCKLDKATTYEEALKKLESNHYDLVILDIMGVNGFILLNIAVKKNLKVVMLTARALSADALKQSYEKGARAYLPKQKLGEMVPYLEDVLKYEFEPGWKRLYEKMHDFFTEKFGADWKSKQD from the coding sequence ATGACTGAATCAATTTTAAACGGTAAATCGATACTTGCAGTTGATGATGAGCCTGATGTTTTGACGGTTCTCGAAGAAGAGATTATGGATGCCTGCCCGCAATGCAAATTAGATAAGGCTACCACATATGAAGAGGCGCTAAAAAAGCTGGAATCCAATCATTACGACCTTGTCATTCTTGATATTATGGGGGTCAACGGTTTTATACTTCTTAATATTGCTGTGAAGAAAAATTTAAAAGTTGTAATGCTTACCGCCCGTGCATTGAGTGCCGATGCCTTGAAACAATCATATGAAAAAGGAGCCCGGGCGTACCTGCCAAAGCAAAAACTCGGAGAAATGGTTCCTTATCTTGAAGACGTGCTGAAATATGAATTTGAACCCGGTTGGAAAAGACTCTATGAAAAAATGCATGATTTCTTTACAGAAAAATTCGGGGCAGATTGGAAAAGTAAACAGGATTAA
- a CDS encoding HAMP domain-containing sensor histidine kinase, whose amino-acid sequence MKRKELLVDLLIHDLTGPLSIASTNINNLINKKDRYGPVTERQATTLNMALRNINKAQTILNEMIEVYRSEEGLFKKDFCLMQDVLRGALIEAMDLTNPNIAEKLSGEENYDKFLKILEDNGVNIDIAGKYNTSSFCHDRKKIQQILKNIFTNALKYRREKILISISGDTDIIISVEDDGAGIPKEKQDDIFKRFSRSEDKEPNNLRGLGFGLSCVKTIVETMSGTITLSSKEGGGSCFTIRIPSL is encoded by the coding sequence ATGAAAAGAAAGGAACTTTTAGTAGATTTATTGATCCATGACCTGACGGGACCATTATCAATAGCATCAACAAACATCAACAACCTTATCAACAAAAAAGACAGGTATGGCCCTGTTACAGAGCGTCAGGCAACAACTTTGAATATGGCTTTACGGAACATAAATAAGGCACAGACTATTCTAAACGAAATGATAGAGGTTTACCGTTCGGAAGAAGGTTTGTTCAAAAAAGATTTTTGTTTGATGCAGGATGTTCTCAGGGGCGCTCTTATCGAAGCAATGGATCTGACTAACCCGAACATTGCAGAAAAATTATCCGGCGAAGAGAACTATGATAAATTCCTTAAGATTCTTGAGGATAACGGGGTTAATATCGATATTGCAGGGAAATATAACACATCTTCTTTCTGTCATGACAGGAAGAAGATCCAGCAGATATTGAAAAATATTTTTACTAATGCCCTGAAATATCGCCGGGAAAAGATTTTAATATCGATAAGTGGTGATACAGATATTATCATATCAGTTGAAGATGACGGAGCCGGAATACCAAAGGAAAAACAGGATGATATTTTTAAGCGTTTTTCACGCTCGGAAGATAAAGAACCTAACAACCTTAGAGGTCTCGGATTCGGCCTTTCATGTGTAAAAACTATTGTCGAAACAATGAGCGGAACCATTACACTATCAAGCAAGGAAGGAGGGGGATCGTGTTTTACAATACGGATTCCATCTCTTTAG
- a CDS encoding ABC-type transport auxiliary lipoprotein family protein, with translation MEKEERLAMKKNTIGGLGKIGILLLFVLIIAGCFSRSKPAYTIDRYMFEYTPPAIGGLIALAESIKVELFFVNQSFNTRSMVYKPHPFKFMTYNYSQWRVNPADMVTDYLLRDLRNTNIFQAVFSHHDIEKTRFIIEGQIEDFLETADKNDVNAILSVNITLLDTYRKEINKRIVFQKQYKFQEKIREHAPEEFAKGMSINMSRLSEQLVKDFHKAIMAATDLASSGQPGIKPDTTTR, from the coding sequence ATGGAAAAAGAAGAAAGGCTGGCCATGAAAAAAAATACTATTGGCGGCCTCGGGAAAATTGGCATACTTTTGTTGTTTGTGCTTATTATTGCAGGTTGTTTTTCAAGGTCGAAACCGGCCTATACTATAGATCGCTATATGTTCGAGTATACACCGCCTGCTATTGGGGGTCTTATCGCTCTAGCCGAATCGATAAAGGTCGAGCTATTTTTCGTGAATCAGTCTTTCAATACCCGGTCAATGGTTTATAAACCGCATCCATTTAAATTTATGACATACAATTACAGCCAGTGGAGAGTTAATCCTGCCGATATGGTAACAGACTATCTTCTCCGCGATCTACGTAATACCAATATATTTCAGGCAGTTTTTTCTCATCACGACATAGAAAAAACCAGATTTATCATTGAAGGTCAGATAGAAGACTTTTTAGAAACAGCCGATAAGAATGATGTGAATGCAATTCTTTCCGTAAATATTACATTGCTCGATACTTACCGGAAAGAGATTAACAAAAGGATTGTATTTCAAAAACAGTATAAGTTTCAGGAAAAGATCAGAGAGCACGCACCCGAAGAATTTGCAAAAGGGATGAGCATTAACATGTCGCGACTTTCAGAACAATTAGTAAAGGATTTCCACAAAGCGATTATGGCTGCAACTGACCTGGCAAGCTCCGGTCAACCCGGCATCAAGCCGGATACTACAACGAGATAA
- a CDS encoding MlaD family protein: MARKKPVFTVGIFIIVGIIVGVSGVVWVGASKYFQKGSIYVTYFDESVQGLQIDSKVKYQGVDIGWVTKIGVAPDNKLVEVTMKINFKGDLEHNSVAKLEMAGITGMVFVGLERFKATQVKLTPRIDFKTDYPVIPSMPSEIQQIFIGIHSVVEKAKQIDFRGISDQIKDTSKAIENLVNDNRMKNFMSSMTNVAANLEKASGRIADMMEKGGKIDDILIEARSAISDAKKVISKVDGEIEAMKISETAGKANQLINNMARKTQEISTEIQATSENLRRASETLENLLDRLQADPSEIIFSNPPSGK; encoded by the coding sequence ATGGCAAGGAAGAAACCTGTTTTCACTGTCGGTATTTTTATTATTGTAGGCATCATTGTGGGTGTAAGCGGAGTAGTATGGGTAGGTGCTTCTAAATATTTTCAGAAAGGCTCTATTTATGTGACGTACTTTGATGAGTCGGTTCAAGGATTACAGATTGATTCAAAGGTCAAATACCAGGGTGTGGATATAGGCTGGGTAACAAAGATAGGGGTTGCGCCGGACAACAAGCTTGTCGAAGTAACTATGAAGATTAATTTTAAGGGCGACCTGGAACATAATTCTGTTGCAAAGCTTGAAATGGCAGGCATAACAGGTATGGTTTTCGTCGGGCTAGAAAGATTTAAGGCCACACAGGTAAAATTAACACCGAGAATAGATTTTAAAACTGATTATCCGGTGATACCTTCAATGCCTTCGGAGATCCAGCAGATATTTATCGGTATACATTCAGTAGTTGAAAAGGCAAAGCAAATTGATTTCAGAGGTATCTCAGACCAGATTAAAGATACTTCAAAAGCCATAGAGAACTTAGTAAACGATAACAGAATGAAAAATTTCATGTCGAGCATGACAAATGTTGCTGCCAATCTCGAGAAAGCATCCGGTAGGATTGCTGATATGATGGAAAAAGGTGGTAAAATAGACGATATTCTTATTGAAGCAAGGAGTGCTATTTCCGATGCAAAGAAAGTAATTTCCAAGGTAGACGGAGAAATAGAAGCAATGAAAATTTCAGAAACCGCCGGGAAAGCAAACCAGTTAATAAATAACATGGCAAGAAAGACTCAGGAGATATCTACTGAGATTCAGGCTACCAGCGAAAACTTAAGACGTGCTTCGGAAACTCTCGAGAACCTGCTGGACAGATTGCAGGCTGATCCGTCGGAAATAATTTTCAGCAATCCGCCATCGGGGAAGTAA
- a CDS encoding ATP-binding cassette domain-containing protein encodes MGFGTQAQAPIIRVERLRAGFGTNTVLEDVSFEVSTGEIFIILGGSGCGKSTLLKHMIGLHEPVSGRVFINGIDITIAEDKEIMQLRRETGVLFQSSALFGSMTLYENVALPLQEFAHLPRELIDLIVKMKLGLVGLEGYENHLPSELSGGMKKRAGIARAMVLDPNVLFFDEPSAGLDPVTSAELDMLIKNINKGIGTTMVIVTHELESIFSIAHRIIMLDKTKKGIIAEGNPWDLKEHSTDPRVKTFFNRQVMEHKNKGM; translated from the coding sequence ATGGGATTTGGAACACAGGCCCAGGCCCCGATCATACGCGTTGAACGTCTCAGGGCAGGTTTCGGGACAAACACTGTTCTTGAAGATGTAAGCTTTGAGGTCTCCACGGGAGAAATTTTCATTATTCTGGGCGGGAGTGGGTGTGGAAAATCAACACTACTGAAACACATGATCGGGCTGCACGAACCTGTTTCTGGAAGAGTATTTATAAATGGGATTGACATAACCATTGCCGAAGATAAGGAAATAATGCAGCTGAGAAGAGAAACAGGGGTTCTATTTCAATCGAGCGCACTTTTTGGTTCTATGACACTGTATGAGAATGTAGCGCTCCCGCTGCAGGAATTTGCTCATCTTCCCCGGGAATTGATAGATCTTATTGTCAAGATGAAGTTGGGCTTGGTAGGGCTTGAAGGGTACGAAAATCACCTTCCGTCGGAATTATCGGGCGGCATGAAGAAAAGAGCAGGCATTGCAAGAGCTATGGTATTAGACCCCAACGTACTCTTTTTTGACGAACCTTCTGCCGGGCTTGACCCTGTTACCTCAGCCGAGCTTGACATGCTGATAAAGAACATCAATAAAGGAATCGGTACAACAATGGTTATTGTAACCCATGAGCTTGAATCTATTTTTAGCATTGCACACAGAATTATTATGCTTGATAAAACTAAAAAAGGTATAATAGCAGAAGGCAATCCCTGGGACCTGAAGGAACACTCCACAGATCCCAGAGTGAAAACGTTTTTTAACAGACAGGTAATGGAACACAAAAATAAAGGGATGTAA
- a CDS encoding MlaE family lipid ABC transporter permease subunit, which produces MLQECSIPSYREGRNGEATISLSGHISIDSIGSILNEIMPFLDEKLPTRLVIDLAHVDYLDSSGALMLIEMEEKVKAKSIPFELINISDKTKEMLSLINRDALRTTPLISEKRTTGIIEKIGEESILFYNDIIEVITFGGQLVLEIIYCILHPRSVRWGDVILYMKKIGVDGLPIIGLISFLLGLILAFMSALQLKQFGANIYVPALLSVAMVRELGPIMTAILVAGRSGSAFAAEIGTMKVNEEVDALITMGFNPTRFLAIPKVFASVVVLPFLTMFADVFAIAGGLLIGIMVLDLTVYTYINQTIKAIDLFNIVMSIIKSMVLAILIAGIGCQRGFTVRGGAQGVGNATTSAVVAGLFLIIVVDSIFAIVLNYI; this is translated from the coding sequence ATGTTACAGGAATGTTCTATCCCCTCTTATCGGGAGGGAAGAAATGGTGAAGCCACCATTTCTTTATCAGGGCATATATCAATAGACAGTATCGGGAGTATACTGAACGAGATTATGCCTTTCCTTGATGAAAAACTTCCTACAAGGCTTGTAATAGACCTCGCACATGTCGATTATCTGGATAGTTCAGGTGCACTCATGCTTATTGAGATGGAAGAGAAGGTTAAGGCAAAATCGATACCCTTTGAGTTAATCAACATATCCGATAAAACAAAAGAGATGTTGTCTCTGATCAACCGTGATGCCCTGAGGACAACGCCGCTTATCAGTGAAAAGAGGACAACGGGCATCATCGAAAAAATCGGTGAGGAAAGTATTCTTTTTTATAATGATATCATAGAGGTAATAACATTCGGGGGACAGCTTGTTTTAGAAATTATCTATTGTATACTTCATCCTCGCTCGGTCAGATGGGGAGATGTAATACTTTACATGAAAAAAATCGGCGTTGACGGACTCCCTATAATAGGTCTTATAAGCTTTCTACTCGGCCTTATTCTTGCGTTTATGTCTGCGCTGCAACTCAAACAGTTCGGCGCCAATATATATGTACCTGCCCTTTTGAGTGTTGCAATGGTACGGGAACTTGGGCCCATAATGACAGCAATACTCGTGGCCGGCAGGTCAGGTTCTGCCTTTGCCGCAGAGATCGGCACCATGAAAGTAAACGAAGAGGTGGATGCCCTCATTACAATGGGCTTTAATCCTACAAGATTCCTGGCTATACCGAAAGTTTTTGCTTCCGTTGTAGTTCTCCCTTTTCTCACCATGTTTGCAGATGTTTTTGCCATTGCAGGGGGCTTGTTAATCGGAATTATGGTGCTTGACCTTACAGTCTACACATATATAAATCAAACAATAAAAGCAATAGATTTGTTTAATATTGTTATGAGCATTATTAAGTCCATGGTTCTTGCAATACTTATAGCCGGCATTGGCTGTCAGAGAGGATTTACAGTAAGAGGCGGGGCTCAGGGTGTAGGGAATGCCACAACTTCTGCAGTTGTAGCAGGCCTGTTTCTCATAATTGTGGTTGATTCGATTTTTGCAATAGTGTTGAATTATATATGA
- the nuoE gene encoding NADH-quinone oxidoreductase subunit NuoE produces MPEKIEFIFEKYERKPDQLIPILQDVQKHYGYVAPESVKMISRHLRITENQIFGVSSFYAQFRFNPPGRHSIKVCLGTACHVRGGATLLDMLERELGVGCGETTPDKRFDLERVACLGCCALSPVVQVDADIYSRMTVNKLSELLKQYE; encoded by the coding sequence ATGCCTGAAAAGATTGAATTCATTTTTGAAAAGTATGAACGAAAGCCGGATCAGCTTATACCGATTCTTCAGGATGTCCAGAAACATTATGGTTATGTGGCACCTGAATCGGTAAAAATGATTTCCAGACACCTCCGCATTACAGAAAACCAGATTTTTGGTGTGTCCTCTTTTTATGCACAGTTTCGATTCAATCCGCCCGGCAGACACTCAATAAAGGTTTGTCTCGGGACTGCCTGCCACGTAAGAGGTGGTGCTACCTTGCTTGACATGCTGGAACGTGAACTGGGCGTAGGCTGCGGTGAAACTACCCCGGATAAACGTTTTGACCTGGAGCGGGTTGCCTGTTTAGGATGCTGCGCATTATCTCCTGTGGTTCAAGTTGATGCTGATATTTACAGCAGAATGACCGTAAACAAATTATCGGAGCTATTAAAACAATATGAATAA